One genomic window of Devosia salina includes the following:
- a CDS encoding SDR family oxidoreductase, producing the protein MSILDKFRLDGRTALVTGCNRGIGLAMAVALAEAGADIVGVSASLSASGSLCEQEVRARGRQFTAYHCDFSDRASTHAFINTAAAQHRIDILVNNAGTIRRAPAVQHDDVIWDEVLETNLSAPFILAREFGRRMIDNGGGKIIFTASLLTFQGGINVPGYAASKSGIGRITMALANEWAGKNININAIAPGYVATDNTEALRDDPVRSNAILNRIPAGRWGTVDDFAGAVVFLASPASAYMNGHTIVVDGGWLGR; encoded by the coding sequence TTGAGCATTCTCGATAAGTTCCGCCTAGACGGGCGGACGGCACTGGTCACCGGTTGCAATCGGGGAATCGGATTGGCCATGGCAGTAGCACTCGCAGAAGCGGGGGCCGACATCGTGGGCGTCAGCGCCAGTCTTTCTGCGTCTGGGAGCCTTTGTGAGCAGGAGGTTCGGGCACGCGGCCGGCAGTTCACAGCCTACCACTGCGACTTTTCGGACCGCGCCTCCACACACGCCTTCATCAATACGGCCGCAGCCCAGCACCGCATCGACATTTTGGTCAACAATGCAGGAACTATCAGGCGCGCTCCAGCCGTACAGCATGACGATGTGATCTGGGACGAGGTGCTCGAAACCAATCTCTCGGCGCCCTTCATTCTGGCGCGGGAGTTCGGGCGCCGCATGATCGACAATGGCGGCGGCAAGATCATCTTTACCGCTTCCCTGCTGACCTTCCAGGGCGGCATCAACGTCCCGGGTTATGCCGCAAGCAAGAGCGGCATAGGCCGCATCACGATGGCTCTCGCAAATGAATGGGCCGGCAAGAACATCAACATCAACGCGATCGCACCTGGTTACGTCGCGACGGACAATACTGAGGCCTTGCGCGACGACCCGGTGCGCTCCAATGCCATTCTCAACCGCATTCCAGCTGGGCGGTGGGGCACCGTTGACGATTTTGCCGGCGCAGTTGTCTTCCTTGCGTCCCCCGCCTCTGCCTACATGAATGGCCATACCATAGTTGTCGATGGCGGATGGCTAGGCAGATGA
- a CDS encoding zinc-dependent alcohol dehydrogenase, translating to MSSQTAMAAFYAGQKSFRLEEVVPVAPGPGEVQIDVAYCGVCGTDMHVFHGDMDARVTTHRIIGHEMSGVIAAVGAGVEHIRTGQRVVVRPLDHCGDCPACRAGHSHICHNLKFLGLDSNGAFQQKWTVPAHTVHVLPQNLDLKLAAMVEPLAVACHDVRRGRIAAGEIALVIGGGPIGMLIALVAAHAGANAIVAEINENRLAIARKLELETINPKDGAIGPAIMARTDGRGADVVFEVSGSQAGVEAMTAAAAARGRIVMVAINNKRPPVDLFQFFWRELEMLGARVYEPEDYNRAIELLESGAVDVAPLITDIRGLDEIEQAFTGLEGNSNAMKTLIQVGAGT from the coding sequence ATGAGCAGTCAGACCGCAATGGCCGCATTCTATGCCGGCCAGAAATCATTCCGCCTCGAAGAAGTGGTCCCCGTTGCTCCCGGCCCGGGCGAGGTGCAGATTGACGTCGCCTATTGCGGTGTATGCGGCACCGACATGCATGTGTTTCATGGCGACATGGACGCGCGGGTCACCACGCACCGGATCATTGGGCACGAGATGTCGGGGGTGATCGCGGCCGTCGGAGCTGGCGTGGAGCACATCCGAACCGGCCAGCGCGTGGTCGTGCGTCCGCTCGATCACTGCGGTGACTGTCCGGCCTGCCGGGCGGGCCACAGCCATATCTGTCACAATCTCAAATTTCTCGGCCTCGATTCCAACGGAGCATTCCAGCAGAAGTGGACCGTGCCGGCTCATACCGTGCATGTGCTGCCGCAAAACCTCGATCTCAAGCTCGCCGCGATGGTCGAACCGCTGGCCGTCGCATGCCATGATGTTCGCCGCGGTCGTATTGCAGCCGGTGAAATCGCCCTCGTGATCGGAGGCGGCCCCATCGGCATGCTAATTGCGTTGGTTGCAGCCCATGCTGGTGCGAATGCGATCGTGGCCGAGATCAACGAGAACCGACTGGCTATTGCCAGGAAACTGGAGCTCGAAACGATCAACCCCAAAGACGGCGCCATAGGCCCAGCCATCATGGCGCGAACGGACGGCCGCGGCGCCGACGTGGTCTTTGAGGTGTCGGGCTCCCAAGCGGGAGTGGAAGCCATGACGGCAGCAGCCGCAGCACGCGGACGCATCGTCATGGTAGCCATCAACAACAAGAGGCCGCCCGTAGACCTCTTTCAGTTCTTCTGGCGAGAGCTCGAAATGCTGGGAGCGCGCGTCTACGAGCCAGAAGACTACAATAGGGCGATCGAACTGCTCGAATCGGGCGCCGTAGATGTTGCTCCCCTGATCACCGACATTCGCGGCCTCGACGAGATCGAACAGGCATTTACAGGCCTTGAAGGCAATTCCAACGCCATGAAGACGTTGATCCAGGTGGGAGCTGGCACTTGA
- a CDS encoding MarR family winged helix-turn-helix transcriptional regulator: METPTVPKSLPLRIHEGLERVATALRADDWVSARAAGVNPTQFAIMAVLEGRAMGMSVRDIALQLGVSQPSATDSIAALERKGYLIRSPAPQDRRSVRIMLTDHGQASLTAAHATRSVAERAARSLDARQQEDLLVSLVTMIRHLQETGVIPVQRMCVSCRYFRPYAHADAAQPHHCSFVDAAFGQHELRVDCREHETADPSYRAATWAEFQKDQPLNPPGL, from the coding sequence ATGGAAACGCCAACTGTACCCAAATCGCTGCCCCTGCGCATTCATGAAGGCCTGGAACGGGTCGCAACAGCGCTTCGTGCCGATGACTGGGTCAGCGCGCGCGCTGCCGGCGTAAACCCAACCCAGTTCGCCATCATGGCCGTTCTTGAAGGGCGCGCCATGGGCATGAGCGTTCGGGACATTGCCCTGCAGCTTGGTGTCTCCCAGCCTTCGGCCACCGACTCCATCGCGGCACTGGAGCGCAAGGGCTACCTGATCAGGTCCCCCGCGCCCCAAGACCGGCGCTCCGTTCGCATCATGTTGACAGACCATGGCCAGGCTTCTCTGACTGCCGCCCATGCAACGCGCAGTGTTGCCGAACGGGCGGCCCGCTCTTTGGATGCGCGGCAGCAGGAGGATCTGCTTGTCTCGCTCGTCACCATGATCCGGCACCTGCAGGAGACCGGCGTCATCCCTGTTCAGCGCATGTGCGTCAGCTGTCGCTATTTCCGGCCGTACGCTCATGCGGATGCGGCGCAACCGCATCACTGCTCTTTCGTGGACGCAGCCTTTGGCCAGCATGAATTGCGGGTCGATTGCCGCGAACACGAAACTGCTGATCCTTCGTACCGGGCTGCCACCTGGGCCGAGTTCCAAAAGGATCAGCCTCTCAACCCTCCAGGTCTCTGA
- a CDS encoding NYN domain-containing protein, translated as MPDIRSPRLAVLIDADNASARIADGLFEEIAKIGEASVRRIYGDFSSSRSKAWADVLAKHAIIPQQQFAYTTGKNASDITLVIDAMDLLHSGRFDGFCLVSSDSDFTRLAARIREQGIDVFGFGEQKTPESFRQACRRFVYTENLLPEAAANVEDAGAKAAPLQPPADAVPILLRVLEQMDTEDGWIPLGAVGNQLANLAPDFDPRTYGFRKLSDLVRRTEAFELDQPEGRALRIRAKSQQKRRRS; from the coding sequence ATGCCTGACATTCGTTCCCCTCGTCTCGCCGTCCTGATCGATGCCGACAATGCCTCTGCTCGAATTGCCGATGGCCTGTTCGAAGAAATAGCCAAGATCGGCGAGGCCAGTGTCCGCCGAATCTATGGGGACTTTTCTAGTTCGCGGTCGAAGGCTTGGGCTGATGTGTTGGCGAAGCACGCAATCATTCCACAGCAGCAGTTCGCCTACACAACGGGTAAGAACGCTTCCGACATCACGCTGGTGATCGACGCTATGGACCTCCTGCACAGCGGGAGGTTTGATGGATTTTGCCTCGTGTCATCCGACAGTGACTTCACACGATTAGCCGCTCGAATTCGAGAGCAGGGTATTGATGTCTTTGGGTTCGGCGAGCAGAAAACGCCGGAAAGTTTCCGACAAGCCTGTCGCCGCTTCGTCTACACCGAGAACCTTTTGCCAGAGGCCGCAGCAAACGTGGAGGACGCGGGAGCTAAGGCTGCTCCACTTCAACCGCCTGCGGATGCCGTGCCGATTCTTTTGCGGGTCCTGGAGCAAATGGACACTGAAGACGGCTGGATACCGCTTGGCGCGGTCGGCAATCAACTTGCCAATTTGGCTCCTGACTTTGACCCACGCACTTACGGCTTCCGGAAGCTTAGCGACTTGGTACGTCGAACCGAAGCGTTCGAACTCGATCAACCCGAAGGCCGCGCCCTTCGCATACGGGCCAAATCGCAGCAGAAAAGGCGGCGTAGCTAG